Genomic DNA from Corticium candelabrum chromosome 5, ooCorCand1.1, whole genome shotgun sequence:
AATGGACACCCAGTTCACCAAGAGGGATCAGTGAGTAGGCAGGgtctgataaacaaacagcagtCACCATAAGATCATGAAAACCACCTTCAATCATGTCACAGTCAAATTTCAGAAAGCTGTTTTCAACGTGGTGTATCACACTTGGCAGGTTGAGAATTCCAATGGCTACACCCCCAATTTGAGATGGAACAAGGTAAAGAGAATGTCCATATGTTCGTCTCTGTCTGCTTAAGACTGCAGCCTTGCTTGTACCCGGCTAGTAACTTTTGATGAAGTGGTAAACCGGGTAAACCCGGACTGTTGTAGCTTGACAATGTTGAGATCATCATACGAGCAACTTTCTCGTATTTGTTGTTTCAGTAGTGGCACACCAACATGTTTACTGCAGAGGGATGATGGTTTGTCTAAGCTGCTTAAATCATTGTATCTAATGTCCCAGTCAACCAAGCCACATGCATCATTCTTAACACCacagtcatcatcatcaaaattgcaattAAATGTTGTCCGTATGTTCACTGAATTGTCACAAACTGACTGGTCACCAAATGCGATGTCGCTGATGGTGACATATTCACCATTACCTGAAACAGTTGTTGTCACTCTGAAGGATTGACACCCATTCCTGCTTAGCTTAGTTGTGAGTTGCAGGCATCTGAAACCAGTTGTAGTGGAAACCATCCTGTCCACGCTTGTACGTGCTTGCCACATTCCTGTTAAAAAACGCCCACCCAGATCTTTATAGCCAGTAATCTGGCTGCTTAATTTGAGGACAGAGGATGGGGCTTTTTCATACTTAAACCTCATCCAGCTCTTCTGAGCACTGCAGAGCAGCAGTGGTGATTTGATTCCCTGATAACTTCGGTGAGATGAAACATGAGAAAACGCTACAGCTGGATCAACTCCTGGTATATCAGTGAAATGGAAGAAAGAACTGCCTATAGAACCGATTCAAACAAAGTTAACACACCTGACGACTAATTTGATGTTGACTAACGATATGCAGCTGTAACAATTCAAACACTATACTTTCTTTTCAAAATCGCAACGTTGTTTTTAAAACCAGGAACTATGCAATTAGCAGTATATTGAATAAATAACAACTCTAAATAATTCCAGACTAGAGGCAGTAAGAAACTCAATGACCTTGCAGCCTAGCCACGCTCTTTTCTGACATCCAATTGCAAGTAAATATGTCTAAAGCATATTGAACGAGATCGATTAATTGACAACACTAAACGCTGCTGGACATGAGCCTAATGTGTCTAAAGTCCGTTCCagaataggagaatacgtgggGGAAAACCTGCATCTCCTGAAGGAGACGTCCTAGcgagttgattccaacatcattggaaagcttcaaggaggaggttccagatcagttatTGAATATGATGATTGGTGCTctattacaacacaattactaacttcctgtatgacatgCGCTTGGCCCTGCCCTACTCTCcatttacaccaggtgtcagataacttcaaagtcaccgCTGCgacgcccactacttgaaagctgacgcggacgtactttgaactattgattgataagtaaaacggctgtagctagcaagcttatgtagttgaggcattggttgaacctttgaacgTAAGTTTATAGCGAAACGTTTCTATACTGGAACCTTTATTCCGCTAGCTAcgcccatctctgctcttcaattccttatctattaaccacagttcccacgtattctcctattcgggaatggactttagttatGTATTAGGATACAAATCGTGCTACTACTCTAATTCAAACTTTCCAGCTCTTCGGCTAAAGGGTGGCTGGGGGCCAGGCCTAGACTCTTGACCAGTCTCGCCTCGCTTAATTTCCTCATTCCCAGATATCGACAGTGAGGAAATGACGAAAGCTTGGCaagactggtcacgagtctaggCCGGGCCTGGTGAGCCACCCCATAGTGCCATGTCTGTGCTAAGAAGCCGGAAGTTACTTTTTCACTGAGTATCCCTTTCTTCGCCCGGGCTGACtaaatcattgatatttaGTCACTACCCCGTTGTCacttgaagacaaatgaaaatgtaaccgaGTGTTCCCATTTTGAGAAATTAGTAGTGAGTTTCCCTCCAGAGTTACATATCCGGACAGCAGAAATTTGGATGTCACTTGCAGTTActtactcacccggataatcggTTTCCCGTATATATGACAAAGTTACGCCTAACTTGCAGCTATTCGACAGTCTCGTTGGACGTCGTCAgtttcgaagacgttgctgctgttgtagaAAACAGGTGTAGCCAATGGCAACTATTCGACGCGCGTACACGGGCAAACGAAGGTAGGAGCATGTTTTAAAACCCCGGATAtttaaagacccggatatggTCGAAAATATATTGCGTTTATCGATGTCGTCGGTACTAAACGACACGCTCTGTGCGTACCGTCCGAGGTCACGAACGAGCAGTTAAAATTTGGCGGACGTGCTATGCGCCATTTTAGAGAAATTTGCGCGCGAGTGAAGACGGGTTCTATCAGCAAGAAATAGCGTCGTCCCAAAAGAACGCTGGAAGATGGCGACATCTGACTTTTGAGGTTGATCGATTCAGAGTGCGCGAGCAAAATTCGGTGGCGCTTTGACTCGTCGTTTTGGAGACACGCAGATACATGcaaacacgcgcgcgcgcgcacacacgcacacacacacacacacacacacacacacacacacacacagctttcCTTTATATAGTAGTTATTAAAGATGTGTTGGCCTTACTATAGCTGAAGGGCTTTTTTCTCAGAGAGGTTGTTTATTATGCAGCTAACTTTCCCCAAACACGAGTGACATCATGCAATAGGTTACAGTGATTCCAAGAGTCAATACCAGTGAAATACAATTAACAATAGCTCTCCTCAACAGATGGTTGCCAAAGTGACTTCAATTGAAGCTAAATGTAGCTGTATCTCCTTGGCAGCCTCTAGATACTGGCTAACTGGCCTCTGAGGCAACTGTTGCATTTTGGACGATAAGAGAGGTTTGTGCATGTGGACTGACAGTTACACAAATCAGCCACCACAATGAGAGTGAACTGGTGGAACATTCTTTACTTATGTACACGTACGTATGGTGAAGTTATGTTGTAGAGTGAGTTGAGCATTTCTGAAGCCACGTACTAGCCATTGTTCCCTGGATACTGGCAGTCAGACTCTAGAGTCTACTAAACAATatatgtgatgtgtgtgcCGACAGCGTCAGTTGAATAAGATATAGAGGACAAGTAAATTATCACTTTACAACATTTACAAGGAAGCATTTCCGTCAAAGTATACCATCACCTCCCGCACTGACGCGCAGCAGCTAGACTGCGAGTTGCTACGTCGCTTCTTGATCGGGTTTCTTTCCTGTATGGCCATCCGACTACTGATGGGTGTGTCATCTATGGGTGTAGAGAGAGATCTGCAACATCGTCCATAACTGCATCTTTATGAACTAATTATTAGATCTACATATATGTAGCTACACCCACGACATACAAAAACCTTGACCAATTATCTACCGTCTAGAACTCCGACGAGCCTTCTCTAACATGTACGCGTATACGTAGGGCGGACACCAAGATGGATATTGCTCACCTCCTCTGTTCCAATATTGTGAACTGCTTCGGATAGTCGTTGAGACACGGACACTTGTATTTTGTCCAGACGAGAAGTTGAGTAGAAAGCCAAGAACTAAAGTGATTGTAAGCAGCATTACTCTAGAAGGGCAGACCAGGAAGTAGTGTGTCTATCTTTCCGTGAGCTTGAACAGCTATGATTTCAGGTCAGGTTTACCGCAAGTTAATGAAGTTAAACGGGTATTCAGGGTGGGGTTGCTATGCAACCTGAATGGCTTCTAATTCACATACAGAAGTTTAGGGGTTGCCAAGTTGGTGTGGCCCCAGAAACACATCCTGACGCCCAACGGAATGACACTCCCATGTCACTGCATCTGCATGCGTGAGACTATTTTGAGGCTATCTACATTTATACAGTTTTGTATTATAGGAGTCTGTATGTCTCCAATAAAAAGCGCACTAAAATTACGTCAATACACAACTAAACTATAAAGAAAGAAGGAAGAGCATACAGAGAATACACAGGAAACCTAATTGGTGTAATTGATTTTATCAGTGATGTCTAAAACTTATAAAAGGATTCTAATCCTTTACGTTTGTGTCAACAATGTCTAAGTTCTCTAAGCGTTCATTTGAAACTGATGATGATAGTCATTGGTGGAAGTTTGTCGCTTCTGCCAAAATGTTAACAAGTAGAATAGAGAACCATAATTGCAGATTATACCCTTCAGAAGAAGATCCAAGGCATGACTTTGTTGATGAATATAAGGTGGTGCGGATACATCTAATACATGTAGAAGTCTAACAGCATTCATAAAACTTCTCTTCATATTATTGGGCAGTTTCCAAAACAATGATCGATCGTGTCTTCTGCATGTGATTTGCAGCTGGCTGGACATGATGCATTGGATGAATGACCCCACCGGTGTAATCaataatatacatatattggTAGAACCCGATGTAACATTTTCATTTATCTTTTTGAAAAGGCAGAAAACTTCCTGTTTCTGGTATCTTCCAAAGGTCAATCCACTGTTCAGTTGATAAGGCACGAAATGTTATCTCCCGTTTTTGTTACTGATCAGAGTTTTGAGCCTTGTGCGCATAATGCGCTGATAAATGTCTCTACATGCATGGTGTTCATATGGGGATGTAGCATGTCGTCTGAAGTTGGAAAATGCATAGTTGGGCTGACCAGTACGTTGGTCTAGGGCATGTTTGTCTAGGAAGATGTTGCCAATGCACCAGGCACATATACGTTTCATATGAGATGGTATCAGAACAATTCTAGGTGTATCGCAAATGGCATAGGGTTCCCAATAAAGAGAACCTTTTACAGCAAACAAAGACCCTATTTGCAAATAAAAAGACAGGGGTTGCAATGGCTACGGTACATCATTAGAATGAACATAGCTGTCTTCAGTAACAGCAAGCTATTAACTAAATCAGAAGTGACCAGCTCATTGAACACAACAACGCTGAATTGATACAGTAGTACAGAGAAACTTATAATCATTAAGTGTCTATTGAATTAGCTAAAATCTGTCATGCTAAGCCTAAACCTGAAATccacgtttgtgtgtgtgtgtgtgtgtgtgtgtgtgtgtgtgtgtgtgtgtgtgtgtgtgtgtgtgtctgtgtgtctgtgtgtgtgtgtgtgtgtgtgcgtgcgtgcgtgcgtgggtgtgtgtgtgtgtgtgtgtgcgtgtgtgtgtgtgtgtgtgtgtgtgtgtgtgtgtgtgtgttattgtagTGCAATACAATTGTGACTTTTGTGCAGTTTACAAAACATTATACCAGAGAAAATTGTAACAATCTACTTTTTTATTCAACTCTTATTTTGCATATCTGAAAACGCTGTTAAGAGCTTTACTAGAGCTTTGTACTGCCAGGCAATCAAAGCACATCAACCTAGACTCAAaatgtaatgtaataaatCCATCACATGTCAGTTCACATACCAATAGCATCCAACAAAGTTGGTCATTTGAATTGGTATCGCTCAAGTGGACACATTTTATTTCTTAAATCCGGTTCCATAATCTacacaaaatttcaaaactagaaaacaaacatacagaatgCATGATTATTATCACTTACCACAGTAACTGCCCTTTAGGTTTTGCAAATACTCAAAGTCATCAACAATGATAGCAGTTTGAACAGCTGCAGCCTTgatttgtattgcaaactgCGAGCATGTCcttatatttattttactgTGAAGGTCTAGGCAGACTGAGTGGCTTATGCCTTTTCCAGTTAAATGAGTAACATGAAAATGTAAACCTAGTTGACCAAGAGGGATCAGTGAGCGGCTAGGgtctgataaacaaacagcagtCACCATAAGATCATGAAAACCATCTTCAATCATGTCACACTCAAATTTCAGATAACTATTGTCATCGTGGTGTACAACAATGGGCAGGTTGAGAATTCCAATGGCTACACCCCCAATTTGAGATGGAACAAGGTAAAGAGAATATCCAAATGTTCGTCTATGTCTGCTTAAGACTGCAGTCGTGCTTGTAAACGGCCTAGTAACTCTTGATGAAGTGGTAAACTGGGTAAACCCGGACTGCTGTAGCTTGACAATGTTGAGATCATCATATGAGCAACTTTCTCGTATTTGTTGCTTCAGTAGTGGCACACCAACATGTTTACTGCAGAGGGATGATGGTTTGTCTAAGCTGCTTGAATCATTGTATCTTATGTCCCAGTCAACCAAGCCGCATGCATCATTCCTAACACCacagtcatcatcatcaaaatTACATTTAAATGTTTTCTTTGTGTTGAATGAATGTTCACAAATTGACCTGTCACCAAATGTGATGTCACTGATTGTGACATACTTACAATCAACTGAAACAGTTGCTGTCACTCTAAAGGATTGACACCTATTCCTGTTTAGCCTATTTGTGAGTTGCACACATCTGTAACCAGTTGTAGTAGAAACCATCCTGTCCACACTTGTATGTGCTTGCCACATTCCTGTCAAAGAACGCCCACCAAGATCTCTATAGCCACTACTTCGACTGTGTACTCTGAGGAGAGAGGGTGAGGCTACTTCATACTTGAACCTCATCCAGCTTTTCTGAGCACTACACAGCAGCAGTGGTGATTTGAATCCCTGATAACTTCCTTGAGAAGATACCTGAGAAAACGTGATAGTTGGATCAACTCCTGGTATATCAGTGAAATGGAAAAATGAGCTGCCTAAAACAGAATCAGCAAGTTGACACACTTGATGACTAATTTGAAGTTGACTAACAATGATACACAGCTATAATAATTCAAAACTCTACATTTTCCTTTTcaaaaacaaaatgtttctAAATTCCTGGTTTCTTCAGCAGTCAATTAGCAGTACATTGAATATATAACTGGTCTAAAGAATCCCATTCTGCAGACATGGATCCAGAATTTGCAGTACGAGGGCCCCATGGCGTTCCAGCCTAGCTATGCCTATTTCTGACCTTTGAGAAAGGTGATCCAAGTAAATATGTGTATAGCATTGAAACTCATTTGCTTACTAGATTAATTGACAACTACAAATGCTGCTAGAAGTCAGCCTAAATGTGTCCACTTAGTAAGACACAAATCACGCTACTGCTCCAATTCAAACCACTTCCTTTCTCTTATACTGTACCCAGGGTCATGGAAGACTGGCTAGGGTGGGCCCGGTGGGCCACCCAATATATCTGCACTTAATTGTACTATGATAGGTGCCATATGTCAGTGATACAAAGGAGTATTATATTAGAAGGATTTGTTGCTGTCACATAGTCATCTCCTTTCCTTTCTCTCATAACGTATTATAGATGGGTTGGTCTTACTATAGTTGAAAAAGGCTTTTTCTCAGAAAGGTTTTCTATTTTGCAGTGAACATCCACCATACATATACATGAGTGACATCATGCAATATTATAAGACTGGTTTAGAATGATTCCAAGACTATTAATACTCACAGGCAATGCAATTGAATTACAATTAACCATACCTCTCCACAACAGGTGGCTGTCAGAGTGACTTTAATTGTAGC
This window encodes:
- the LOC134179839 gene encoding uncharacterized protein LOC134179839 isoform X2, with the protein product MRFKYEVASPSLLRVHSRSSGYRDLGGRSLTGMWQAHTSVDRMVSTTTGYRCVQLTNRLNRNRCQSFRVTATVSVDCKYVTISDITFGDRSICEHSFNTKKTFKCNFDDDDCGVRNDACGLVDWDIRYNDSSSLDKPSSLCSKHVGVPLLKQQIRESCSYDDLNIVKLQQSGFTQFTTSSRVTRPFTSTTAVLSRHRRTFGYSLYLVPSQIGGVAIGILNLPIVVHHDDNSYLKFECDMIEDGFHDLMVTAVCLSDPSRSLIPLGQLGLHFHVTHLTGKGISHSVCLDLHSKINIRTCSQFAIQIKAAAVQTAIIVDDFEYLQNLKGSYCDYGTGFKK
- the LOC134179839 gene encoding uncharacterized protein LOC134179839 isoform X1; the encoded protein is MLLTITFLLGFLLDLSSGQRSGGVGVSTTTIRSSSQYWHYGSSFFHFTDIPGVDPTITFSQVSSQGSYQGFKSPLLLCSAQKSWMRFKYEVASPSLLRVHSRSSGYRDLGGRSLTGMWQAHTSVDRMVSTTTGYRCVQLTNRLNRNRCQSFRVTATVSVDCKYVTISDITFGDRSICEHSFNTKKTFKCNFDDDDCGVRNDACGLVDWDIRYNDSSSLDKPSSLCSKHVGVPLLKQQIRESCSYDDLNIVKLQQSGFTQFTTSSRVTRPFTSTTAVLSRHRRTFGYSLYLVPSQIGGVAIGILNLPIVVHHDDNSYLKFECDMIEDGFHDLMVTAVCLSDPSRSLIPLGQLGLHFHVTHLTGKGISHSVCLDLHSKINIRTCSQFAIQIKAAAVQTAIIVDDFEYLQNLKGSYCDYGTGFKK